In Podospora pseudocomata strain CBS 415.72m chromosome 4, whole genome shotgun sequence, the genomic stretch GGCCGCCACGCAGGTGTACCACGAGCTCCCCAAGGCGTATGAGATCACGGGGTACTCGCTCCGCAAGGTTGACATCGAGACCGCCCTGCGGCTTCCCGAAGATGATCGTGGTGTTGATATCATCCTCAGCTTGGAACTGGCAGACACGGACGCAACGGTCAAATCGCCTGGCTGGTCCCGTTTCACCGTCAGTTCGGTATCCAGGGATTCCGATGAGTGGACGGAGCACTGCACAggtctcgtcaaagtcgagatCTCGGAGAAGCCTGCGGTGGCCAGCAAGATGGGCTCTTTGACGGACCCCCGATTCCCCGGCACACGTGCGTGGTACAACAAGTTCACCGAGATTGGCATCGGCTATGGCCCAACTTTCCAGCCTCTCTCCGATATCCGGGCAGACCCCAACCAGAATTTAGCCCAAGCAACCGTGGCGCTGAACACAACGGATAACACGATCGAAGGAGGAGAGTCAAGCTATGCGCTCCATCCGGCAGCCCTCGACGGCACCTTCCAGCTAGGTCTCATTGCCTGCTACGGTGGCCAATTGGAACGTGCATACACTGCCTTCGTGCCTGTCCACCTTTCAAGCATGTATCTGAAAGCAGGACTCAGCCCGCATACACCCGCAACAGCCATAGCTCACGGTCAGACCCAAGGCCTGCGCGGTGCCTACATCAAGCTGCAAATGACTGACGAAAGCGGTAACATTGTCCTGGACGTCGACACGCTGCGCTGTCTTAGTTTCAAGGAGTCCAAGTCGGACGAGTACACCATGCAGTCCAAGAAGGCCCTGAGCAGCCCTTTCACCAGGCTCACCTGGAAGCCCGACATCCGTACTCTTAACAACGACCAGATCCGGGCACTGTTCCCCCCCCCACAGGAAAACAACCAAGGTGCCGCAAgcctcgaggtggtcgacaTGATCTGCTGCCTGGTCGTGGCGGACATCTACGAGGTATTCATCAAAAGCGCAACCAGCGTACCCCAGCCCAAAGGTGAACTCCGCCACTGGGTCTCTTGGCTGAAGTGGTGCGTCGAGGAAGACAATCGGGAGAATATGGTCGAAGCCAAGAGTCTTCCTGCCGACCAGCGTCACCAGCTGCTTAAGAAGCTGTACGTTGAGGCCGGTGATCGGCCCGAGGCACAGGCGGCTCGGAGACTGCACGAGAACATGGGTGAAATCCTCGCGGAGCGCAAGACAGGTATTGACGTCCTCGTGCCGGATGGACTCCTCACGGCGCTGTACGAGACAGGCCATGTCATTGTGGGCTCATACCCGCAGCTACGTAATGTCCTCGACTGCCTCGGCCATGCCAATCCCAATATGCGTATTTTAGAGGTCGGCGCAGGCACTGGCGCAGGCACACGAGTAGCTATGGGGGCGCTGACAAGGTCGAACGGCATTAAGCGGTACGCTGATTACACGTTTACTGATATCTCGGCTGGTTTCTTGACGGTCGCTCAGGAGTTCATGTCAGGCTATCGTGATGTGAACTACGCTGTTTTGGATATCGGGGAAGATCCGCTCGCCAATGGGTTTGAGCCGGTCTACGATGTGGTCTTTGCATGTGAGGCTATCCACGCCACGGCCAGTATGGATGTAACTCTCGAAAACTGccggaggttgttgaagccgGGAGGCAGGTTAGTGCTGGTGGAGAGCACGCGTATGAGAGTGCTGCTGGGGCTGCTGTACGGTACTCTCACGGGTTATTggctgggggttggtgacggtCGTACTGAGGGGCCTTTCATGGACCTGGAGACCTGGGACAGGCGATTGAGGAAGGCCGGCTTCTCGGGCACGGAGCTGGCCCTTGATGACTACAACCGCCCCCATAACACGACCTCCATCCTCGTTTCCACCCGTGTCGAAGAGTCTTACGTGGTCACCAACAAAGGCACAGAGGCAAAGGAAGGTCCGGCCGCCGTGATCCATCTTTTGCACGGAGCCAATGGCCCGTCGCCGCTCTTGGAGCAAGTCTCCAGTGAGTTTGAGCGTTGTGGCGTCAAAGCTGTGGCGTCTTCAATCAATGAAGCGTCCGAAACAGTACAGCCCAACGCCCGCACCGTGGTATTCCTCAACGACGAAAATGACCTCTTTGACACTGAAAACGCCAGCCTTCTCAACTCGTTCCAGCATCTTGCCCGAAACACCAAGAGCATGGTCTGGTTAACGTCGAGTGGAATTGCCAATGGTCGGGACCCTCGGGCAGCCTTCATGATTGGCCTTCTCCGAACCATCGCGACTGAGAACCCGGCCGGCCGTTTCCTCTCCATTGACATTGATGCGGAGACTTTCGGAGAACAGGATGATACTCTCATTCGCAACATCGTCAAATCCGAGCTAGCCCTGCAGAATGAGGATGCCTCTGATGAAGAAGGCAGCAAGGACCGAGAGTTTGTCTGGCAGGACGGCTGTATGTGGGTGAGCCGGGTGGTCCCTGACACAGAGCTCGGCGTGTATATCAACCTAAGCAAAACACCTACGAGCAGAGGCTCTCAGATGGTTCCCATTGGCAGTCAGGGTCCTGTTCGTGCGGCATTCGAGACCCCCGGCATCCTTACTTCGCTATACTTCCGAGCCTATACAGAGCTCTTGCAGCCCATCCCAGCGGACTACGTTGACGTTCAAGTGGCAGCTGTGGGTGTGAACTGGAAGGATTTGGGCCTTACGTCAGGTCGATTTGACGCAACTGGCAGCAACCTGTCGTCAGAATACGCCGGCGTTGTGACCAAGATCGGTGCCGCAGTGCATGGTCTGTCTGTTGGGGATCGTGTCTATGGTGTCGGCAGAGGCCAGTTTGGAAACTACACGAGAGTTCCTGCCGCATTTGCACAAAAGCTCGAGCCAGGAGACATTCTCACCGAGATGGCTACGATGCCACTGGTGTACATGACAGCCATCTATGCCTTTGACTATGTGGCACGGCTTAGAAAAGGCCAGAAGGTGTTGCTACAGTCTGCCACAGGTGGGCTGGGCTTGGCGGCTATTCAGGTTGCGCGGGCTCGGGGTGCCGATGTATTCGCTACTGTTGGCACTACTGAAAAGGTCTCCTTCCTTGTTGACACTGTGGGTATCCCGGCAGATCACATCTTTTCCTCTCGGGACCCTACGGCGCTATCTAATGCTGCCAAAGCAACCGGCAGGGGCGGCTTTGATGTCATTCTCAGTACGGTTGTCGGAGGAGATTTCCTGTGTGAATCCCTTAAAGCGCTGGCTCCTATGGGACATCTTGTCGACGTTGGTCGGCTCGACGTACTTGAAGCCAAGGACATTGGCTTGGAGCACTTCCAGAGGAACGCCACTCTGACCTCGTTCGATCTTAATGTCCTCCTGGACAATGATCCAGAGCTTGGACGCGAGTTGATGCAGACAGTCAATGACCTTTATCGATGGAACGTTATTGCGCCGATTCGCCCCTTTGCCGTTCACGATGTGTCGGAGCTCGACCGAGTCTTGGTGGGCCTGTCCAGGGGCACGCACATTGGAAAACTGGTGGTGTCATTCGATAATCCAGCCTCTCTGATCAAGCTTGTCCAAgagccgccagcagcgaaGTTCGACTCTGAGGCACGCTATGTTGTCACTGGAGGTCTGGGCGGGCTTGGCCGAGCCATTATCAAGTGGATGGTCAGTCGTGGCGCTCGTGACTTTGTGATACTTTCTAGGCGTGGTATCAACACCCCTGCTGCAAAATTGCTGGTAAAGGATCTTGAGTCGCAAGGCGTTCGTGTCGAGGCAGCGGTCTGTGATGTGAGCAAGCGAGAGAATGTCGTGAAAGCGGTCCGCAACGCTGCATCAGGCGACCGGGCTGTCAAAGGAGTGATCCATGCAGCCATGTCATTGACAGATCTCTCGTTCGACAAGCTGACCATTGATCAATGGCGAGATGGGTTTGCTGCAAAGGCTTTGGGTACCCTCAACCTGCACGAAGCCACTCTTTCGTTACCTTTGGACTTTTTCGTCATGATCACGTCGACCGAGTCCATCTGGGCACCACCAACTCAAGCGGCATACATCGCTGCAAACAGCTTTCAGGAGTATTTTGCCCGCTACCGTCGACGGCTCGGCCTTCCCGCGTCCACAGTATCATATGGCTTGGTGGCTGATGTCAAGTCGGACTTCCTTCACAACTCGGTTGGCACAGATGACATGTACGTACGTAACAAGACCATGACAATCACAGAGCATCAGGTCCTCGCCCAGCTGGAGCCGGCCTTCTTGCCTGCGGAGACAACTTGCTGGGTTGGGCAGGATCAGGACCCGTTGTCGGAGGCCAATATCTTGACATGTCTCGATCCGGTCGGGTTGGCTGAATTGGCGTCGATGAACGATCATATCCCACGCTGGTATCGCGACGGGCGCGTGTCGGTTATCATGCGGGCAATGAAGGACGCGCAACGACAAGCGAGCGGGGCAGATGCGGCTCAGGATGGCGCTGGCAGAGCAGGCAAGTCGGCCGTGGCCCGACTGCGGTCGTCATTCTCGGAGGGAATCaagggaggagctggcgccCGGGCCAATACGGTCGCGCTCGTGACCGAAGGCGTGATACAGACTGTTGCTGGGATGTTGTTTATCGATGCGTCAACAGTGGACCCTGCCAAGAGTATTGCCGAGCATGGCGTTGACAGCCTCATTGCGGCTGAACTGCGGAGCTGGTTCCACCAGGCGTTGAAGACGAACCTCAAGATGGGGGAACTGCTGGACGCACAGACGAGTATCAAGACACTGGCTGAGAATATTGTAGATGCGGCATTGAAGGAGTAGGTTGAGCATTCATGTCATTACTTTTCGCAGCGTTAGATAGACAGATGAAGTCGTTGAAGCAACTCCTGATGCAACTCCTGATACGACCCTGATGCGATTCCAAATGTGAACTCCTAACCTGCTTCCAATGCTCAGGCGGTAGCCATCAGAGACTGTCGTGATAAGAACTGCGGCGGGTTCACGTGTTCATCCCAAGCTCGGGCACTCGCAGAACTGGCGTCGGCCGAAGTTGCTCGGGTGCTCCCGTGCCAAGGCCGGTGATCGACAGGCTTATCCCTCCTCACTTGATCCGAGGCGGGGTGACGCCAAGGCCCTAACACCGATATGGCTTATCCCCGGTAAGTCCGGCAAGGCCATCATAAACCACAacgtccaccaccatcgacagCAACGCTGCTTTTCATCTTGACACATCCTGCAAACTCTCAACAGAAACGCAATTGCGATATCTCCAAAATGGCCGGTTCATATGACGCTGCGACTTACTTGCTCGACAAGGAAAACATCCGCGACACTGTGATCCGCATGGTGAGTTGCCAGTGGGTACTCTTTGTCCGGGCAGTGGGAGTTGCTGATGTTCCTTCCCGCAACAGATGTTCGCCTTTGACGATGCCGCCACTGAAACATTGATCAATGATGTTTATGCGCCTGTCATCGAGCTCAGCTACGACAAGCTGTTGCTCGGTGATGAGTTTCATCAGAAGAAGATCTCCAGTGAGGAGTGGGCTAAAAGTCTGGAGCATATGCATGACAAGTTTGATACGACGGAGCATATTATTCAGTGAGTTTTTCCCATCGCCACGCATAGATGAAGC encodes the following:
- a CDS encoding Type I Iterative PKS (SMCOG1022:Beta-ketoacyl synthase; COG:I; antiSMASH:Cluster_4; EggNog:ENOG503NWJ7), whose amino-acid sequence is MSSSSILEGPHEPVAIIGMGCRWAGDIRDPSGLWDLLKNKRDGWREFNHPRFSAKGFYHPNKERPGSMRTPGAFLMDEDARLFDHSFFGITGREAETLDPSQRKLLEVVYEALENGGETWESISGSRTGVYIGNFALDHILIQARDWESPKSYAATGADTSILANRISYIFNLHGPSLATNTACSSSMYALHMAVSAIRSGDCDGAIVAAANWISDPSMQFVLDKLGALSPTARCHTFDASADGYARGEGYAALYLKKSTIAVVDSLPIRAMIRGTAINANGRTGGITRPSIAGQEDVIREAYKHAGGLPFSDTTFFECHGTGTQAGDPIEVTAVGNVFASSRSDAPEDRLLIGSIKPNLGHTEGASAIASVMKVVLSLEAGQIPPTFGIEELNPSIDFAGAKVEVVKDGTIPWPEGKLRRASVNSFGFGGANGHCIIDHVNVVLPDYIKPGISGAGTSANGHTANGYSNGKAHEGNNGVVTPPADHSPLTTKPRKTTKADATTRDLVLLPFSAHTEQSLKSNIAALSRVIHQWPLADIAYTLSSKRSRFQQRSFRIVAKSDIQTGLATDRRILTSPLRPANIGYVFTGQGAQWHAMGAQLFEYAVFRAAITHLDRVMDALPSRSTWKISDVLSGNCEPDLVLSPQVSQVACTAVQIGLVDLLASWSIAPAAVVGHSSGEMAAAYASGYITAAEAITAAYFRGLAVSQNKAKGAMLAVGVGMDAAMEYLNGKEDRIKIAAINSPGSVTLSGDEDAIESLSASLNEEGVFNRVLRTGGNAYHSHHMVALGGQYNDMLSKGLEHIDNIGLVDKTQRYPLIRWVSSVTPDEAMAFEVGASYWRANLESPVRFSEAVGGMMSLEGDQAVDILVELGPHPALKSPVDQILKSIGKSAPHVASLKRGEDSRESVLQLAGTLFSLNAEVDLVAVNAVDDGLHEGRWSLAHGCTSVDLPPYQYTYGPVNYYESRLSKEYRLRQVLRHDLIGARLPGASKLRPQWRNILRLKDVPWLGDHRLIPDAVFPAAGFIAMGIEAATQVYHELPKAYEITGYSLRKVDIETALRLPEDDRGVDIILSLELADTDATVKSPGWSRFTVSSVSRDSDEWTEHCTGLVKVEISEKPAVASKMGSLTDPRFPGTRAWYNKFTEIGIGYGPTFQPLSDIRADPNQNLAQATVALNTTDNTIEGGESSYALHPAALDGTFQLGLIACYGGQLERAYTAFVPVHLSSMYLKAGLSPHTPATAIAHGQTQGLRGAYIKLQMTDESGNIVLDVDTLRCLSFKESKSDEYTMQSKKALSSPFTRLTWKPDIRTLNNDQIRALFPPPQENNQGAASLEVVDMICCLVVADIYEVFIKSATSVPQPKGELRHWVSWLKWCVEEDNRENMVEAKSLPADQRHQLLKKLYVEAGDRPEAQAARRLHENMGEILAERKTGIDVLVPDGLLTALYETGHVIVGSYPQLRNVLDCLGHANPNMRILEVGAGTGAGTRVAMGALTRSNGIKRYADYTFTDISAGFLTVAQEFMSGYRDVNYAVLDIGEDPLANGFEPVYDVVFACEAIHATASMDVTLENCRRLLKPGGRLVLVESTRMRVLLGLLYGTLTGYWLGVGDGRTEGPFMDLETWDRRLRKAGFSGTELALDDYNRPHNTTSILVSTRVEESYVVTNKGTEAKEGPAAVIHLLHGANGPSPLLEQVSSEFERCGVKAVASSINEASETVQPNARTVVFLNDENDLFDTENASLLNSFQHLARNTKSMVWLTSSGIANGRDPRAAFMIGLLRTIATENPAGRFLSIDIDAETFGEQDDTLIRNIVKSELALQNEDASDEEGSKDREFVWQDGCMWVSRVVPDTELGVYINLSKTPTSRGSQMVPIGSQGPVRAAFETPGILTSLYFRAYTELLQPIPADYVDVQVAAVGVNWKDLGLTSGRFDATGSNLSSEYAGVVTKIGAAVHGLSVGDRVYGVGRGQFGNYTRVPAAFAQKLEPGDILTEMATMPLVYMTAIYAFDYVARLRKGQKVLLQSATGGLGLAAIQVARARGADVFATVGTTEKVSFLVDTVGIPADHIFSSRDPTALSNAAKATGRGGFDVILSTVVGGDFLCESLKALAPMGHLVDVGRLDVLEAKDIGLEHFQRNATLTSFDLNVLLDNDPELGRELMQTVNDLYRWNVIAPIRPFAVHDVSELDRVLVGLSRGTHIGKLVVSFDNPASLIKLVQEPPAAKFDSEARYVVTGGLGGLGRAIIKWMVSRGARDFVILSRRGINTPAAKLLVKDLESQGVRVEAAVCDVSKRENVVKAVRNAASGDRAVKGVIHAAMSLTDLSFDKLTIDQWRDGFAAKALGTLNLHEATLSLPLDFFVMITSTESIWAPPTQAAYIAANSFQEYFARYRRRLGLPASTVSYGLVADVKSDFLHNSVGTDDMYVRNKTMTITEHQVLAQLEPAFLPAETTCWVGQDQDPLSEANILTCLDPVGLAELASMNDHIPRWYRDGRVSVIMRAMKDAQRQASGADAAQDGAGRAGKSAVARLRSSFSEGIKGGAGARANTVALVTEGVIQTVAGMLFIDASTVDPAKSIAEHGVDSLIAAELRSWFHQALKTNLKMGELLDAQTSIKTLAENIVDAALKE